The sequence below is a genomic window from Bacteroidetes Order II. bacterium.
GTAGCGTTGTTCGGCCGTTTCAAATAGAAAACTTTCAATGCGCTTTTGCTGGAACTTTAAAACGGCTTCCGCTACCAAACGACCATAGCGCTCAATATTTGGGTATTTTTCGTAACCGGCTTGAATATGGTCGTAGGAAATATTAACAAGAATGGTAGGTTCAATACACTGGAAGTAATACTTGCTTGGCGTTCGGGAGATAAATGCGGTATAATGTGCGGCATAGCGGTTCTCTCTTACAAAATTGACCGTAATTTCATTTCCCTTTTCATCTACATAAAATGCTCGAAGCAAACCTTGATACACAAACCCA
It includes:
- a CDS encoding Crp/Fnr family transcriptional regulator, which encodes MKEAITTYLNSVKSLCPKLSDEELDYFRSGLSITELQPKHFYIHANALQQEIGFVYQGLLRAFYVDEKGNEITVNFVRENRYAAHYTAFISRTPSKYYFQCIEPTILVNISYDHIQAGYEKYPNIERYGRLVAEAVLKFQQKRIESFLFETAEQRYLDFIQENPDLFNRVSLSHLASFLGMERQTLTRIRQKLAKG